The stretch of DNA GCAGTGTTTGTAGCTGTGTCTGAGAGCCCTCTTCAGGATTAATTCTGCTCATCTCATTAGGGGAAGGGACAAGAGCAGGTGCCTTAAAAATAGCCTGCCTCACTCCAAACCTGGCTGGAAAACTACATCCAGCAGGATCACCCATCAACAGTCGAAACTCACAAAAGCAAACACAAACAATCAAGATAGGATCTTGGAATATATCAGGTTGCTAATGGATGACTCAGAATGATCTGAGAGATGAACAGTGATAGTAGCCCACGAGCTCCAATGCCTAAGACATTGACATAGTAGCTCTTAGCGAGACCTGTAGAACAGATGAGGAACAAACCAAAGAACATGGAGGTGGCTATACTTTCTTCGGAAAAGGGAAATCTTGAGAAGAATGCAAAATTCATTGAGTCGGCTTTGTCATCAAAAACAAActcatggagagtttgttgggatcAACGAGCATCTGATGACACTCAATCTTAAGCGCAAAGGCAATCAGTCTGCCACTCTCATCAGTGCTTATGCACCTACCTTGGACTCCGAGGACAAAGTGAAAGAAATCTTCTATTCCAACCTAGGCGCAACTCTGGCAGCTGTACCATCACAGTCAAAGATCTTACTTCTCGGTGATTTCAGTGCAAAGGTGGGGGGAAACCACCCCTTTGGTTGAACACCATTGGAAAGCATGGAGTTGGAAAGTCCAATCCCAACAATGTACACCCctggggttctgatgaaaggtcacggaccggaaacattaactctactactctctccacagatgctgcctgacctgctgagtatttccagcacattcctaATGGTGTACACCTCCTTACCCTGTGTGCTGAACAGGATCTTGTGGTCATTAACAACCTTTTCCACCAAAAAAAATTTCAAGACATCCTGGCAACATCCAAGATTAAAACGTTGGCACTTAATAGATTATGCGATAGTTCGGACCAGGGATTGAAAAGATGTGCATATTATATGTGCTATGGCAATGACCAATGAATGCTGGACAGACTACTTACTCACTCGCTTGGTATTGGCATCCCAAAAGGAACAGATAGCCACAACAGGCATGGAGAAATTTCAAGGTTTCTGGCCTGTCAAATGACACAAAGCTCAAGGAATTTCAAGAACAAATCAATCGGAAACTACAGGAATGGATAGTCACCCCATCAAGCAATGTCCAAGACGACTGACAATCATTGAAATCCATCATCACCCATACATGCCAAGAAATCCTTTCACATACCAATAAAAGATACCTAGACTGGTTTGATGACAGGAAGACAGAAATATGCAAACTTATCGATTGCAAATAGGCCACATTGCAAACCTAGCAATAGGACCCAAACTCCAGAGAAAAGAAGCTCGCCTACCAGACAGCCAAAGCTGAAGATCAAAGAAGAACCTACAATTTGATGAACAAACGGTAGGAAAATAAGGCTGAGGAAATTCAACTCCTCGCTGACATATATGACACACGCGCCTTTTTTGAGGCAACCAAAGAGATCTATGAACCCTCAACACATGAACCAATACCAATAAGATCTAAAGATGGCAAGACTCTCCTCAAAGACGTGGATAGTATCGAGACCCATTGGAAAGAGCACTTTGTAGAACTACTCAATCAGAACTCCATCGTGGACAAGCACTTGCTGGAGAGCCTCCCACAACATAAAATCAGAATTGAGTTAGACGATGATCCAACGTTTGATGAAATGATAACTGCTGCCAACCAGATGAAAAATAATAAAGCTTCTGGTCCTGATAATATCCCTACAGTAGTACTGAAACACAGAGGAGACATACTGATCTTTTGGATACATGCCTTATTTGTGAAGATCTGGCAGAATGAAAAAATTCCAAGTGAGAGATGACATGATGATcacaatcttcaagaaaggagacaagTCAAACTGTAGCAACCAAAGGGGAATAGAATTGCTCTCAATTGTTGGCAAAGTCCTAGCTAGTATGCTCACCTCTTGCAAATTGCAGAGGAGATCCTTCCAGAGTCCCACCCAGCAGAGGAACAATCGACATGATCTTTACAACACGCCAACTTCAGACAAATATGCAGAGAGCAGATCATCCCTTTGTACATTGCTTTCTTCGATCTCACAAGAGCGTTCAACTTGGTGAATTGAACTTCATTTTGGAAGGTGCTACAGCGATATGGATGCCCAGCTAAGTTCACAAACATCATCCATCTCCTACATGATAATCTGCAAATAACGGAACAATGCAATAATTCCACCATAAACCCCTTAGCTATCAAAACAGGCGTCAAACATGGATATGCCATTGCACCAACACTATTCTCAATCTTTCTTGCAGCAACGTTGCAACTTACTACTGATATGCTCTCCCTAGGTGTGGTCATAACTTAGCGCACTGATGGTAGACTCTTCAACCTCAACCTGCTAGAGGCCAAAACTAAGGTAACAAGCACTTCTGTAATAGaactgcagtatgctgatgacacacAGGTTAGTGCTCATTCTGAAGAAGATCTACTACAGATAGTTGACGTATTCACGGAAGCAAACGAGAGCATGGGACTTGCCCTGAACACCAGGAAGAACAAATTTCTCTACCAACCCACACCAAATGTACCAAATCTAAAACCTTCAATTGAGATTCATAGTGAAATGTGGGAAaatgtccctcacttcccataTCTTGGATGCTATCTATCCCAAGAAATCTGACCGATGAAGAGGTACACCACCGAATCCAATGTGCTAGGTCAGCCAATTGTAAATTGCATACTCAAGTTTTTGAGAATTGTGATAGCAGACCCAACACTAAACTCAAAAGTCTATCAGGCAGTGGTTCTCCCCATGCTTCTCTACGGGGCTGAAGCTTTGATAACATATAGGCCATATCAAGGCCCTAAAACAACATCATTAACGCTATCTTAGAAGGATCTTGCAaatcaagtgggaggacaaaagaacaaacatCCACCAAGACACAAGCATGCCAAGTATGGAGAccatgataatctcacatcagctAAGATGGACGAGATATGTTGTCAGAATGCCTGACTCAAGACTGCCCAAACAGGTGCCCTACTCAGAGCTACGCCAGGGAGCCTGTTTGGAAAtgtttcaaagacaatctcaaagcctccatgaaggTCAGCTCTATTAACATTAACAAGGGAAGCGGATGCTCAATTGTGACCAAAATGACGATCCATCATCAAAATGGTGTCGAGACCTTCCAATCAAGAAGAGCAGCCACTGAGAGAGAACAGCAAGAGACGGAAATCGAGCACAGTTGCTCAAGCCAATAATCTACTACCACCTCTACCGGCCAACAACCGATGTCTTCATGTGGGAGAGACTACAAGGCTAAGAGAGGAATCATAAGCCATCTGCGAACCCATAGCCAGTATtgacatctcacttccacccagccaTTACAGGGAAGAATCATCCTCGACACAAGGGATTGCTGGTGATCATAgaaagcacagaaaaaggccacttggcccattgtgtctgtgccagttgaaaaaaaaaacacccagcctaattccattttccaacatttggtctggagccctgcagattacagcatttcaAATGCACATCCTTTTAAATAaagtgaggttttctgcctctaccaccctttcaggcaaagggtgccagacccccaccactccttGGGTGaagaaaatgtttcctcatctccctcaatccctctaccaatcactttcaatttgtgccccctcatcactgatcccTCTGttgaggtaaatagacccttcccatccactctatccaggaccctcacaaTTTTTTACATCTCAATCTaacttcccctcagccttctctgttccaaggagaacaaccccagcctatccaatcattcctcatagctgcaattttccagtcctggcaacatccttgtaaatcttctctataccctctctagtgcaattacatcctttctgtaatgaggtgaccagaactgcacacagtactcaagttgtggcctagctaatgttttatatagttccagcataacctctctgatcttctattttatgcctcagctaacaaaggaAATTATTCCATATGTGTTTTTACCACCTTATCAACctatcagagatctatggacatacagtccaaggtccctcacttcctctacacctctcagtatcctcccatttattttgtattcttttgccttatttgacctctccaaatgtttCATCTCACacgtctctgggttaaattccatttgccacttttctgcccaccgaaccagtccattgataacttcctgaagtctacagctattgttacgaccgaggcgggataaatgcactgttaattcagttccacttctccatcaaTCGCAGCACGTCAATAAATGTTCCCACCTACTGCAGAATAGCCAATTAgacactatttgtcccccagaataaagcacaccaaccaggtttctttaaacaacaacaacattaactatttattagaaaaaaacaATAAGTCTGAACCACTAATGGGATAAATCTATAAATATGAAAAGCTTCTCAGTTCCCTAGGCAtcatgcacacatacattcaaaaaagccAGTTAACCGAGGAAAAGGATTTTTCAATTtatagctgtttcttaggaataaaaaggaaaaaaataaagtaATTGAGTTTGTTACATTCTGGTATGATGTTTtcggattggtgaggtgtcccagagtcaaatagtcggatgccactcgaaggctctccagacgaggttgatgaacagtctgtggtgggtaggcgATCAAGGCAATTtatctgcagcaggcttcacataggtctttcagcaggagtgtagcaacaggtctgcttaggtctcACAACAGCAGTACAGAAATAGAAGCTTCCTTTAGGTTCCACGGATTTCCCAAAAAGGAGGAGGAAACAGGAATCACACtgaatgcaggaattcttcagagacaggagggaataggaatctgccacctttcaaatacaggggtTTCTTCTCTAGAGATGCAGTCCTGCTCTACAAAGaggatctttctctgtctctccaggcAGGTTACAGCCAAATTTCAACTGCCtgatctttgtccaactcactggtttttaaaagggtccaaagtgaaagcaaacgttcctgagccaatcacatgaccagactgagtctcccctgtcattcaaagagTTGCTCTTAGGAGGTCAACcgctggctggcttccttgaaactgcttgtttTCCTATTCTtgaatacaaagtcaacatccaaaaatttcagctatttgcaggtgtccgtgTCAACTGAAAAAAtactttttttcagttttttaaaaacacacagaattctaagtttttagtgcaaaaataaaacctcttgtaagACTACCCTCCTcgttatcaaccacacagccaacttttgtgtcttctgcaaacttctcgatcattcaattctgggtattgcctgtgcggagtttgcaacttctccctgtgtctgcctcccacatccaaaagacttgcaggtgataggtaaattggccgttgtaaattgcccctagtgtagcgaggtgatagggaatatgggattactgtagggtggatgttggtcggcacagactcggtgggctgaagggcctgtttcagtgctgtatctctaaataaaaataaataaataaaaaaaactatgCTCCCATTGCCTGGGGAGCAGGAGGGAGAAGAGCATGACTACGTGGAGGCTATGAGAGAGACAGATGAAGTAACCTTAGCGGCAGAGGAGGCATTGCACAatccagatttaatcctttttactGACGGCTCCTCCTTTGTTGACAATGGTACCTGGAAAGCAGGATGGGCGGTGACAACCCTACACGAAGTTGTGGCGACGGGATGTCTGCCCTCGGGGACGTCAGCCCAACAGGCTGAATTACAGGCCCTGTTGGAGGCATGTCAGATAGCAGAGGGAAAGACGGCTAATATTTATACGGACTCACGATACGCCTTTGGAGTtgctcacgactttggtcagctgtggcgcaaaagaggatttctcaccgCCGCTGGTACACCTATCCGAAACAGGAAAGAGGTCCGAGACTTGCTAGAGGCCATGCAATTGCCACAAGAGGTGTCCATTCTGAAATGTAAAGCTCATACGTAGGATAATACCATAGAGGCGAAGGGGAATGCCCTAGCCGACCAGGCAGCCAAGGAAGCCGCCTTGCAGGGTGACTCCCCGGAAGCATGGATGCAAATGTGTAAACTGAATTTACCCAGCTTGGcacaagacctacaagtgatgcagagcGAGTGCCCCAAAGACgaaaaatggacctggatagaagcagggatcaagttgagagatggcaaatggagtttaatgcggaaaagtgtgaggtgattcactttggaaggagtaacaggaatgcagagtactgggcttatgggaagattcttggtagtgtagatgaacagagagatcttggtgtccaggtgcataaatccctgaaggttgctacccaggttaatagggctgttaagaaggcatatggtgtgttagcttttattagtagggggatcgagttttggagccacaaggtcatgctgcagctgtacaaaactttggtgagaccgcacctggagtattgcgtgcagttctggtcaccgcattataggaaggatgtggaag from Heterodontus francisci isolate sHetFra1 chromosome 11, sHetFra1.hap1, whole genome shotgun sequence encodes:
- the LOC137375018 gene encoding ribonuclease H-like, whose product is MLPLPGEQEGEEHDYVEAMRETDEVTLAAEEALHNPDLILFTDGSSFVDNGTWKAGWAVTTLHEVVATGCLPSGTSAQQAELQALLEACQIAEGKTANIYTDSRYAFGVAHDFGQLWRKRGFLTAAGTPIRNRKEVRDLLEAMQLPQEVSILKCKAHT